Proteins found in one Candidatus Eisenbacteria bacterium genomic segment:
- a CDS encoding GNAT family N-acetyltransferase: TGEPVGTCGLIRRETLEDVDIGFAVLPQHRGQGLALEAARGVFEYATRTLRMDRLVAIVSAANHKSIRVLESIGMRYEKTIRVPGDDEDVPLYAWDRPPG, from the coding sequence CGACGGGGGAGCCGGTGGGCACGTGCGGCCTCATCCGGCGCGAGACGCTCGAGGACGTGGACATCGGGTTCGCGGTGCTTCCGCAGCACCGGGGGCAGGGGCTCGCGCTCGAGGCCGCGCGTGGCGTGTTCGAGTACGCCACCAGGACGCTCCGGATGGATCGTCTCGTCGCGATCGTCTCTGCGGCGAACCACAAGTCGATCCGGGTCCTCGAGTCGATCGGAATGCGCTACGAGAAGACGATCCGGGTTCCCGGCGACGACGAGGACGTGCCGCTCTACGCGTGGGACCGCCCGCCGGGCTGA